A region of Notolabrus celidotus isolate fNotCel1 chromosome 4, fNotCel1.pri, whole genome shotgun sequence DNA encodes the following proteins:
- the LOC117812141 gene encoding G-protein coupled receptor 4-like, with amino-acid sequence MEAGFNNTTYQTDYNNARNLTGHQADIDMYFIYYVVTCIIISIGLPLTLVTIYALFSLVRQGQVAPIYVINLLISDIIQLCCMIILVSKDDTPMAVYVYNCGLTTSVGFMVCISLERYLVIVHPLWYRFKQTTKISVAVCAVVWAFPPAYFLIVFPWVTDTVHIIVFSIVLIIPFPLFIFFLVRTLRALSSSVSVHSDEKRRIVGTLVVVLLIYTLLFLPNIIMFLLLMADFYSVMFHFMSDMLLSLSPLADMLLYIFIRKQIMGNCLASVCCCIKESNDPTTSAVTVDDI; translated from the exons ATGGAAGCAGGCTTCAATAACACCACCTACCAAACAGACTATAACAATGCCAGAAACCTCACAGGACATCAGGCTGACATAGATATGTATTTCATATACTATGTTGTGACATGCATAATCATCAGTATTGGCCTTCCTCTGACGCTCGTGACCATCTATGCTCTTTTCTCTCTG GTACGCCAGGGTCAAGTTGCTCCAATATACGTCATCAACCTTCTCATTTCAGACATCATTCAGCTCTGCTGCATGATCATACTGGTGTCAAAAGATGACACTCCCATGGCTGTGTATGTCTACAACTGTGGTCTAACGACGAGTGTTGGCTTCATGGTGTGCATCTCACTGGAAAG GTACCTGGTCATCGTGCACCCACTGTGGTACCGGTTCAAACAAACCACTAAGATCTCTGTGGCGGTCTGTGCCGTGGTCTGGGCCTTCCCTCCTGCTTATTTTCTTATTGTGTTTCCCTGGGTTACTGATACGGTTCACATAATAGTATTCTCCATTGTCCTCATCATCCCCTTCCCATTGTTCATCTTCTTCCTGGTCAGGACCCTCAGagccctctcttcctctgtctcggTCCACTCTGATGAAAAACGACGAATAGTTGGAACTTTGGTGGTGGTGCTGCTCATTTACACGCTGCTGTTCCTGCCCAACATCATTATGTTCCTGTTATTGATGGCTGACTTTTACTCTGTTATGTTTCACTTCATGTCCGATATGTTACTTAGTCTGAGTCCTCTGGCAGACATGCTTCTGTATATCTTCATCAGAAAGCAGATCATGGGCAACTGTCTGGCCTCTGTGTGTTGTTGCATAAAGGAGAGCAATGATCCCACCACATCAGCAGTGACTGTTGATGATATTTAG